One stretch of Streptomyces zhihengii DNA includes these proteins:
- a CDS encoding MarR family winged helix-turn-helix transcriptional regulator, producing MDANSTASDGGPEATAEAARELIELLEVLWERGKDMVSPAPVSASQLRVLYCLDRDDGINLRTLGQVLGSAPPSVSRLCDRLEALGFVRRQPSQVSRRELELRLTPRGRAYLRDLRAQRQVALLEVIAAMPPSARSALLHGLSSFQDALDDAGTLPRRPAAVKDARSA from the coding sequence ATGGACGCGAACAGCACCGCTTCCGACGGCGGACCCGAGGCGACCGCCGAGGCCGCCCGTGAGCTGATCGAGCTCCTGGAGGTGCTCTGGGAACGCGGCAAGGACATGGTGTCGCCCGCGCCGGTCTCGGCGTCCCAACTGCGCGTCCTCTACTGCCTCGACCGTGACGACGGCATCAATCTGCGCACCCTGGGCCAGGTGCTGGGCTCGGCTCCCCCGTCCGTGAGCCGGCTCTGCGACCGCCTGGAGGCGCTGGGCTTCGTGAGGCGGCAGCCGAGCCAGGTCAGCCGGCGCGAACTGGAGCTGCGTCTCACCCCCCGCGGCCGGGCCTATCTGCGTGATCTGCGCGCCCAGCGGCAGGTGGCGCTGCTGGAGGTGATCGCCGCGATGCCGCCGTCCGCGCGTTCCGCGCTGCTGCACGGGCTCTCCAGCTTCCAGGACGCCCTGGACGACGCGGGCACGCTCCCCCGGAGACCCGCGGCGGTCAAG
- a CDS encoding ATP-binding protein — MRYFQAGANEAGDVMDAQGHIWHIPQEPGAFARARDLTAAALGTWGWPSERVEVAVLLVSELVTNAHRHAGTDAWLHVEPLPDGVRIAVRDGSPAPLAQRTPGVSTASGGFGLHLLDHLAAGWGVDSRADGKRVWAHVLGAPSDA, encoded by the coding sequence ATGCGGTATTTTCAGGCCGGGGCGAACGAGGCGGGGGATGTGATGGACGCACAAGGGCACATCTGGCACATCCCGCAGGAGCCGGGCGCGTTCGCCCGTGCCCGCGACCTGACCGCCGCCGCCCTCGGCACCTGGGGCTGGCCGTCCGAGCGGGTCGAGGTGGCCGTCCTGCTGGTGTCGGAGCTGGTGACCAACGCCCACCGCCACGCGGGCACCGACGCCTGGCTGCACGTCGAGCCGCTCCCCGACGGCGTGCGGATCGCCGTGCGCGACGGGAGCCCGGCCCCCCTCGCCCAGCGCACCCCGGGGGTCTCCACCGCGTCCGGCGGTTTCGGTCTGCACCTGCTCGACCATCTGGCCGCGGGGTGGGGAGTGGACAGCCGTGCCGACGGCAAGCGGGTGTGGGCGCACGTGCTGGGCGCCCCCTCGGACGCCTGA
- a CDS encoding STAS domain-containing protein gives MAVREENLDIEVEILDDATAVLTVGGELDIESATFLHHHMANQFTHGRRHLVLDLSALTFMDSSGLNVVIKGSREAREKGGDVHLVAPTPAVRRLLEITGLTVTTPLHTDVETAVAAIRQAGEE, from the coding sequence ATGGCCGTTCGAGAAGAGAACCTGGACATCGAGGTCGAGATCCTCGACGACGCGACGGCCGTCCTGACCGTCGGGGGCGAGCTGGACATCGAGTCCGCCACGTTCCTGCACCACCACATGGCGAACCAGTTCACGCACGGCCGCCGTCATCTGGTGCTGGACCTGTCGGCGCTGACGTTCATGGACTCCTCCGGCCTCAACGTCGTGATCAAGGGCTCCCGCGAGGCCCGGGAGAAGGGCGGGGACGTGCATCTGGTGGCCCCGACCCCGGCGGTGCGGCGGCTGCTGGAGATCACCGGTCTGACGGTGACCACTCCCCTGCACACCGATGTCGAGACGGCCGTCGCGGCCATCCGGCAGGCCGGGGAGGAGTAG
- a CDS encoding PRC-barrel domain-containing protein produces MTAGGTPILTTLTDCDQTVADADEDVRGRKVTDAEGNDLGRVGDLIVDADERKVRFLLVEHGGFLGLGEKKSFVPVDAVVRITDTQVHIAPSHEQVAEAPAYDPDLVDANEYYAGVYRHYGYAPYWGAGYVYPGYPFIR; encoded by the coding sequence ATGACGGCAGGCGGCACCCCGATCCTGACCACGCTCACCGACTGCGACCAGACCGTGGCCGACGCCGACGAGGACGTACGCGGCCGGAAGGTGACGGACGCGGAGGGCAACGACCTCGGACGCGTCGGCGACCTCATCGTCGACGCCGACGAGCGCAAGGTCCGGTTCCTGCTGGTCGAGCACGGCGGCTTCCTCGGGCTGGGCGAGAAGAAGTCCTTCGTCCCCGTGGACGCCGTGGTGCGGATCACCGACACCCAGGTCCACATCGCGCCCTCCCACGAACAGGTCGCCGAGGCCCCCGCGTACGACCCCGACCTCGTCGACGCGAACGAGTACTACGCGGGCGTCTACCGCCACTACGGCTACGCCCCCTACTGGGGGGCGGGCTACGTCTACCCGGGGTACCCGTTCATCCGCTGA
- a CDS encoding PP2C family protein-serine/threonine phosphatase: MPTVTVSWLRAPYPSFVVDADGGVVEVNEAATRLFPGMITGAWLADVAPSWLADAHSRFTAAARRRADPPGGHPAEPGPAGVFPVQAARGPHGGRMFAAHPTPSAGGDVAWWLADDTDRHAAEEALRGERERALLLTEASSRLLASLNVDRCMEVTAQLAAEHLADAAVVVAPRSGRRHAVIAASEGRTSRHTTTMDPTLVPGLAEALQGFPPVPSRWIDPLALPGWVVPDGWDGPVGSVVVTPLPGHGVPAGALILLRRDGHAAFTASDELFGRLFAARAGAAVSAARMYSEQATITRTLMAELLPPRLHHVNGVDFAGGYRAARDSERIGGDFYDVHPGATPDSPSLVVLGDVCGKGLEAAVLTGRIRTTLQAMIPLAGDHQQMLRLLNGSLVTSRHTRFATLVLASVRREGGRTGLRLTSAGHPPPLIVRNTGEVEEADTAGTLVGALPEVTARSAAVDLAPGETCVLYTDGITEARGGPLGGEMFGETRLKAALGECAGLPAEAVVERVQMLASQWVGDRAHDDMAVVAITAPHSTHLTAVDGRTRGRFTA, from the coding sequence ATGCCGACCGTGACCGTTTCCTGGCTGCGGGCGCCCTACCCGTCGTTCGTGGTCGACGCCGACGGAGGCGTGGTGGAGGTCAACGAGGCCGCCACCCGCCTCTTCCCCGGGATGATCACCGGCGCATGGCTGGCCGACGTCGCCCCGTCCTGGCTGGCCGACGCGCACAGCCGGTTCACCGCGGCCGCCCGGCGCCGCGCCGACCCGCCCGGCGGACACCCGGCGGAACCCGGACCGGCCGGGGTCTTCCCCGTGCAGGCCGCCCGGGGCCCCCACGGGGGACGGATGTTCGCCGCGCACCCCACACCCTCGGCGGGCGGCGACGTGGCCTGGTGGCTGGCCGACGACACCGACCGGCACGCCGCCGAGGAGGCCCTGCGCGGTGAACGCGAACGGGCGCTGCTCCTGACGGAGGCGTCCTCCCGGCTCCTGGCCTCGCTGAACGTCGACCGCTGCATGGAGGTGACCGCCCAGCTCGCCGCGGAGCACCTCGCCGACGCGGCGGTCGTGGTCGCCCCGCGCAGCGGCCGCCGCCACGCCGTCATCGCCGCCTCCGAGGGGCGGACGAGCAGGCACACCACCACCATGGACCCCACCCTCGTCCCCGGCCTCGCCGAGGCCCTCCAGGGCTTCCCGCCCGTGCCGTCCCGGTGGATAGACCCCCTGGCCCTGCCCGGCTGGGTGGTCCCCGACGGCTGGGACGGCCCGGTGGGCTCCGTGGTGGTCACCCCGCTCCCCGGGCACGGGGTGCCGGCGGGGGCGCTGATCCTGCTCCGCCGCGACGGCCACGCCGCCTTCACGGCGTCGGACGAACTGTTCGGCCGCCTGTTCGCGGCGCGCGCCGGTGCGGCGGTCTCCGCCGCCCGGATGTACAGCGAGCAGGCCACCATCACCCGGACCCTGATGGCCGAGCTGCTCCCCCCGCGCCTCCACCACGTGAACGGCGTCGACTTCGCCGGCGGCTACCGCGCCGCCCGCGACTCCGAACGCATCGGCGGCGACTTCTACGACGTCCATCCGGGGGCGACGCCCGACAGCCCGTCCCTGGTGGTGCTCGGCGACGTCTGCGGCAAGGGGCTGGAGGCGGCCGTGCTCACCGGCAGGATCCGCACCACCCTCCAGGCGATGATCCCGCTCGCGGGGGACCACCAGCAGATGCTGAGACTGCTCAACGGCTCGCTGGTGACGTCCCGGCACACCCGGTTCGCCACACTGGTCCTGGCCTCCGTGCGGCGCGAGGGCGGCCGCACGGGCCTGCGGCTGACCAGCGCCGGCCACCCGCCGCCGCTGATCGTGCGCAACACCGGCGAGGTCGAGGAGGCCGACACCGCGGGCACCCTCGTCGGCGCCCTGCCCGAGGTGACGGCCCGCTCGGCGGCCGTGGACCTGGCGCCGGGCGAGACCTGCGTGCTCTACACCGACGGGATCACCGAGGCACGCGGCGGCCCGCTCGGCGGCGAGATGTTCGGCGAGACCCGGCTGAAGGCGGCGCTCGGCGAGTGCGCCGGACTGCCGGCCGAGGCCGTGGTCGAACGGGTGCAGATGCTCGCGTCCCAGTGGGTGGGCGACCGGGCCCACGACGACATGGCCGTCGTCGCCATCACGGCTCCGCACTCGACGCATCTCACGGCGGTGGACGGCCGCACCCGGGGCAGGTTCACCGCATGA